A region from the Mya arenaria isolate MELC-2E11 chromosome 2, ASM2691426v1 genome encodes:
- the LOC128245622 gene encoding uncharacterized protein LOC128245622 produces MSEKDALTPKRPEVAPVSSIPEQTRAIYYDSTQTPKQRCLQMMFVGLVTVMVLVSMILSIVQGVKNGSYGAIYFMMGLCLLGFVAIEVILIIFIRREHLDRSKLWFLYFVGSIVILESIFTDVLVYKK; encoded by the exons ATGTCGGAAAAGGACGCCCTGACACCCAAACGGCCGGAAGTGGCCCCCGTGTCCTCGATCCCGGAACAGACCCGGGCAATCTACTATGACAGCACTCAGACTCCAAAACAG AGATGTCTACAAATGATGTTTGTAGGCCTGGTAACAGTAATGGTACTG GTGAGTATGATACTGAGTATCGTGCAGGGGGTGAAGAACGGCTCGTATGGCGCCATCTACTTCATGATGGGCCTCTGTCTCTTGGGATTCGTCGCCATTGAGGTCATTCTG ATCATTTTTATTCGTCGGGAACACCTTGACCGCAGCAAACTCTGGTTCCTGTACTTTGTCGGCAGTATTGTGATCTTGGAGTCTATATTCACAGACGTTCTTGTTTATAAAAAGTGA
- the LOC128214842 gene encoding nodal homolog 4-A-like: MCRLFKAIVLCSVLELTAVLGFVLNENANVNIGTESLLETLRNIRDNEELAIKPEDLRAHIVQQTHAQTDIHSPSVGFMIGVFEQLLQGDKMATVLGHTDAHTTHRLHQADTVRSFSTIRLEDESVGFNIPPLPNHETIRLMELRFLGNGFTEKRRRMTLRVRKNNKLIHKYKMFMKRGKSKFVLPESAASIVEDYKGNMSVKLVIQNLRDMANLEPILVIYSNDNGLMKSAMKSLTQNSNDDTKLNTASSTHRRYRRSSSRQEKKRRRKPWQGKVDNAEVCKLNDFKVNFDLIGWGPWIIHPKKFNARACYGQCPEPMGSEYTPNNHVMLQTLMRLKRPLAAPAPCCVATKMRPLSMLYLEYDDVVVRHHEDMIAAECGCR; the protein is encoded by the exons ATGTGCAGACTGTTTAAAGCAATCGTGCTCTGTTCTGTGCTGGAATTGACCGCGGTGTTAGGctttgtattaaatgaaaatgcaaacGTAAACATAGGTACGGAATCTCTTTTGGAGACGCTGAGGAACATCCGAGACAATGAAGAGTTGGCAATAAAACCGGAAGATTTGCGAGCGCACATAGTCCAACAGACCCACGCACAGACGGACATCCACTCGCCGTCCGTGGGATTCATGATCGGGGTCTTCGAGCAGCTTCTTCAGGGCGACAAGATGGCGACCGTTCTAGGTCACACAGACGCACATACAACTCACAGGCTCCATCAGGCCGACACTGTTCGCAGCTTTAGTACCATAC GTCTGGAAGACGAGAGCGTGGGTTTCAACATACCGCCACTCCCGAACCACGAAACTATCAGGTTGATGGAGTTGCGTTTCCTTGGCAACGGGTTCACAGAGAAACGTCGACGTATGACACTCAGGGTGCGCAAGAACAACAAACTAattcataaatacaaaatgttcatgaaacgCGGGAAATCAAAGTTTGTTTTACCCGAAAGTGCGGCGTCTATAGTAGAAGATTACAAAGGAAACATGTCAGTTAAATTGGTGATACAAAACTTAAGAGACATGGCCAATTTGGAGCCCATTCTCGTGATTTACTCAAATGACAATGGCCTAATGAAATCTGCAATGAAATCTTTAACGCAAAACTCAAATGATGATACAAAGTTAAATACTGCGTCGTCAACCCACAGGCGATACAGAAGGTCAAGTTCAAGACAGGAGAAGAAACGTCGACGAAAACCTTGGCAGGGAAAGGTTGACAATGCTGAGGTGTGTAAATTAAATGACTTTAAGGTAAACTTCGATTTAATCGGCTGGGGACCTTGGATTATTCATCCAAAAAAGTTTAATGCGCGTGCGTGTTACGGACAGTGTCCAGAACCCATGGGTTCGGAATACACGCCAAACAATCACGTGATGTTACAAACTTTGATGCGTTTGAAACGCCCCCTTGCTGCGCCGGCACCTTGTTGCGTAGCAACTAAAATGCGCCCTCTAAGCATGTTATATTTAGAATATGACGACGTCGTCGTACGTCATCACGAGGACATGATAGCAGCCGAATGCGGGTGCAGATAA